ATCTGAGAATGCTATTATAGCACTCTGCACACATCTTCAGGAATTCAAAAAAAACATTGCAGATACCCCTGAAGCTGGATGCAAAGAAGCATTCTCTAAACTGCTGCAGGTAAGGATATCTTTCTGaaaacaatctttattttatttgcttaaCATGTGCCATATGACTTGGTAGCCCTGTTATATAACCAATATATTCTTTATAAGCTTGCCAAATAGGTATTAGGCTCGAAGCTGCACTTGTTTCCACATTGCCAATGGTGTAGTCATATCCTGTGaacagggccaccatcagaaattttggggcccctaacacagctctaggtctgggcccccgggtgaccacctccaaatcccgcccacaggcatacacacacacagacacaaaaggacacagacacacacacacaaaaagatacacaaatactgaaacagacatacacacatacaggcatactgacacacacatactgaaacagacacacacacatatacagacacatacagaaacacacacataaggagatacagatacacacacatacagacacatacacactgactacatacatactcgcatactgacacacacacacatacatactcgcatactgacacacacacacacatacatactgacaaacagacatacatataaactgtcatacagacatacatacataatggcatatatactgatatacatactgatatacacacacatacagatagatatatacatacacacatacatattgagatatatatatatatatacaaaaatacctTGCACTCTAGCTCAAATTGTGTTTAAAGTCCATAGAAGACTATTACTTGCCGGGTGCTCGTTTTCAGGGGCGGAAAATGTAAACAGCGGTCTGGAACTGCACTCACGGTCCTTTTAAATTGAAAATTCCTTTATTGCATCAAATAtacgacgtttcggtccacacagggaccttcctcaggatagacTGACAATTAAAACATATAACTTACTCACATATATACCCCCCAATAACATAATTtagtgacttaccccaggtgtgtTCCGCTGAGATCGGCGTCCTCCCCCCTCGTGTGCGCCTGCGCGCTAACAACCTGTCGCTTCCTGGACGTCAAGTAGTCACGTGTAAACGTGAATAGACGTCGCTGTCTAGGTAACGAATACACTATCTCCTAGGAAACCCGCTGTAAATATAAAGCAGTTGGGTTTCTATATGCAGGAGACAAGATCGGAGTATCGGCTTTACTCAACGGAACACCCTGCCAAATAGAATTTATTTAAAAACTTTAGATTTCATACATATACAAAGCGAGCATAAAGTAAAGGGAAGTTCTAGATAGTATTGGACCCTTAAGTCCTTCTAAGCGTTAACCTATCTATTGTACCATCTTGTGAATCATTCTAACATAGATTGATCACGTGATTGTGTAGTgacttaaactatatatatatatactataatatgtatacatgtaCAAAATAAGGTGTATGTTGTGATGTTATTCTCTAgtgaaacaaatatgtttaaatatgtgAAAAACAAGGTATAAAGGATATATGAATatccaaaataaaatgaatgaataataataataaaaatatattggatTAAAGAAAGTAATATACACTACTCATTGTACACTAAGCCTACTGATCGTAATACAATCCTTCATGCACAAAGTGCGCATCCTGAAAAATTGAAAACTTCATTGCCCAAGGCACAGTTCCTCAGGACAATACGTAACAACTCTGATGAGCAAATAAAAGATGAACAATTACAACAGATGAAAATCAAATTCTTAAATCGAGGATACAATACTAAACAATTAGATGTGGCATTAGAACAGGCGAGACACCAAGTCCCGAAGATTCCTCTGGTATCGCAGAATCGTCTGTTTTGTCTATTGACGTATAATGCAGCATCAGAGAAATTAtctaatattgttaaaaaaaattggagTATGCTAGCACGGGACACAACATTACCGAATATTTTCAATCAAAAACCAATGATTAGTTATAAACAGAATAAGAACCTTCGCGACATATTAGTCAGGACAGATCCAGTGCATAGTTATGCACGAACCAACAAAATCCAACAGAGAGGAAGCATTAGATGCCTTGGATGCGTCACTTGTAGCCACATGGTCCCCGCCAGGACTTTCAATCATCCTCATACGAATAAGACATATACAATCAATTATACTATTACCTGCAAGACTCCGTTTGTAATATATAAGCTGAACTGCCCCTGCGGGCTATCGTATATAGGCAAAACGGAAACACCTTTGTGTGAACGTATAAGAGGACATAGATCCAATATACGCACAGCTTACAGAGACGGGCACAGTGATAAACCTGTTGCTAAACATTATTTGGAAAAGGGAAACCCTCTAGCATCACTCAAATTTACAGCAATGGACCACATTCCAGAACCACGTAGAGGAGGAGATAGAGGCAAGCTATTATTGAATAAGGAAACACATTGGATTTtcatactggacacagtctaCCCAAAGGGATTGAATGAACTATTAACGTATCATTCTTTTTTGTAACAATTTCAAAAAATGAAGTCAGCAAATCTTCCGCtttgtatataattgtttttaaattatattttgatttgatttggAATGTTCTAGTGATCCTGTATTGATCAAACCTATATAATGTCTCAAGTTCGGGGTAAAAAAAGCCTCAACAGTTGATGAGTTAGCAAAGTAAGCACGATCAGCAAGTTAAACATTACAGAGGATTTTtcttaaaattttttatttttgaaagatATTTTTTTGAAAAGAGTTGGTTGTAAGGGAGTTAAGGGCCCATGGACAGGGCCGTTTGAATAAACACTTGAGGAAAGGTTTATTTATGGAAAGCAGTTATATAGAAAGAGATTCCAGTACTATGGGCCTCATAAACACTGCGTATAAATATGTTACTGAATATAGACTTGAGGAGATACTTTCTCCGGGAACTATCCCAACAACCAAATAATTCGAGCGTAATAGTAGGATCCGGTGGGTActctaaatacatatatataggtaTAGCATGGGTGTAGATAGGGAGATGGAGGATAGTTATATAAGTGAGTTACCATTTTGGTCATTGCCTAATATTTAGAATATATGAACACAGAATACAAGCTATATCATTATAGGCACATACAACTTAAATCACGGATACACTAATATCTGACAATACACATTTTTCACTACATAACTTAAATTTAATATTTGCATGTTTTTTCATTAGTgcacacattattttttattatttttttatatatttttattattattattcattcattttattttggatATTCATATATCCTTTATACCTTGTTTTTcacatatttaaacatatttgtttcacTAGAGAATAACATCACAACATACACCTTATTTTGtacatgtatacatattatagtatatatatatatagtttaagtcACTACACAATCACGTGATCAATCTATGTTAGAATGATTCACAAGATGGTACAATAGATAGGTTAACGCTTAGAAGGACTTAAGGGTCCAATACTATCTAGAACTTCCCTTTACTTTATGCTCGCTTTGTATATGTATGAAATCTAAAGTTTTTAAATAAATTCTATTTGGCAGGGTGTTCCGTTGAGTAAAGCCGATACTCCGATCTTGTCTCCTGCATATAGAAACCCAACTGCTTTATATTTACAGCGGGTTTCCTAGGAGATAGTGTATTCGTTACCTAGACAGCGACGTCTATTCACGTTTACACGTGACTACTTGACGTCCAGGAAGCGACAGGTTGTTAGCGCGCAGGCGCACACGAGGGGGGAGGACGTCAATCTCAGCGAAacacacctggggtaagtcactaAATTATGTTATTGGGGGGGTATATATGTGAGTAagttttatgttttaattgtcagtctatcctgaggaaggtccctgtgtggaccgaaacgtcgtaTATTTGATGCAATAAAGGAATTTTCAATTTAAAAGGACCGTGAGTGCAGTTCCAGAccgctgtttttatatatatatatatatatatatatgcatacatacaggcgcacacacacacatacatactgacagacatacatacatagatagatacacacatacatacacacatactgacatacacatacatacatactgaaatatatatatatatatatatacacatacagacatacatactgatagatatatgcatacacacatatatacatacatacacacatacatactgacagacatacacatacatagatagatacacacatacatgcacacatactgatatatatatatatgtatatatatatatatatacatgcagacacatacatacattctgatatacatacacacatacagacatacacctcATGTTTCACCCTCCTAttccttacctttaagttgcaggagggtggctggggatgatgggagcggaTGCCTCTGCTCTCCTCAGCTGTCTCTCCCCCCGcacggagtaagctgggaggaagtcacCGGCCATCACTTGCTCCCAGCAGCATTTGCGGTGAGGCcgcatcttttttatttttatttttaaaggggcacaGAGGGCACACGAGGGAGGAGTGGAAAGCGGCACGCTGCTCCCTCGACGCCCGCACTGCCGCCTCCTTTTCTCCTGCATTCATTGTCAGAGCAGGTACTTGCCAtcagggtaagcaggtgcctgatCTGCCATACCGATTAAAGGACAGCTTCGGGGGGTGCCTTAAGGTGGCCATATGACCACCTTCTGGGCCCCCCTGTGACAAGGCTCCTCCGGGCGCCCCCACTTTAGAGCCGCTCACCCAGTGCTGTGGCTTAGGACATGGAAAGCCCACCAGGTAATATTCCGGTGGGCACCCCCAGGGAGGGAGCACCCTCCATTCCCTAGCTGGAATGGAGGGTGTGAAGGGCAGGGTAGTGCTCAAACGGCTATTGCGCTACAACTCTTTGGAGACAGGAGTCATAGTGTATGGTCCAGCATCTTAATTGGATGGTTAAACTACTGTAAAAACAGAATCTTGTTGTATAGGAGTGCTGTGTATCCTTTTGTTTTGTGTAAATGGGAATAATTCCCCACGCTCTCTTGTGTGCTGGAAGGAGAATGGCCTAGAGTAGACTGCAGAGAGGATAGTCTTTACTAAATGATGGGATAGAGTGGGCAACGTTACTGTGGTTCTCACCAGATTCAATTACACAGAAACAAAAACTGTAAACATTTGAGAGGCCAATATCTGCAGGGCAGACAGGGCAAGTCTACAGTCTTATCCTTGGTTTTCTAATcacttctgatttttttttaaagcatttctgaatagttcaaaataaataaaactacaaGCTGTAATAGGGTAACAAATTAATCATTGTCACATCTGAAGAGTGATTAAATGTGTTTAAAGTTGTAGATTTCTTGGGCTACATTACATTTTTCTTTGAGGACATAGGAAAGTAATTCTAATAACTCCATGGAATGAACTATATACACATGCTATGATTTGAAATATGCTACAATGATTTTTCAAAGTATATGAGTAACTGGTGCATTTTATTTAGACTTGTATACCTTCAGATGTAATGTACATAAATATGCATTATGGGATTATTACAAAAGTTTACTTTACTCTTCTTTTAATAAGCCAacaattcatgtttgtgtttatCTCCTGTAGGTGTCTTTATGGGGAAACAAGTGTGACCTTTCGATTTCTGGTGGGCAGGATAACTCTCAGAAATTCAGCATTTTAAACTCTTTGGAATCTTTCAAATCCAACATTCTAGTCGACAACACAGAATCTGTATGGCAAATCCTTTCACAGAAAAAAGATTCTAGTCGAAGAGTTGACATTGTGTTAGATAATGCTGGATTTGAGCTAATTACTGATTTTGTCTTAGCTGATCTACTGTTGTCTTTGAAGCTGGCTACCGAAGTTCACTTCCATGCTAAGTGCATCCCTTGGTATGTCTCAGACACCACTAAGCGTGATATTGACTGGACTATCAAGCAACTCTTAAGTACAAACAACAGGTGGATGTCCAAGTGTGGAGAAATCTGGAAAGAGAACCTGAAGAAGGGTCGTTGGGTTTATCACGAGCATCTGTTTTGGACTTTGCCGCATGAGTTCTGTAGCATGGCTCAGACTGCTCCTGATTTGTATTCTGAGCTGCAGAAATCTGACTTGGTTCTATTTAAAGGAGATTTAAACTATAGGAAGCTGACTGGAGATCGGAAATGGGACTTCACTGTACCTTTTACTCAAGCTCTCACAACATTTCATCCCGCACCATTGTGTAGTGTAAGAACCCTAAAATCAGATGTGCAGGTTGGCCTAAAACCTGGCGCAGGAGAGCAGCTAGCTGCGTCTGAAACTGACTGGATGATTTCTGGCAAATATGGAATTATCCAGTTTGACGCTTCTGTATGAATTTGCTCCAGTGTGTTAAAACTCCACCTCCTCATACAATGCTTTAattgaatgtttatttttatagatttttactGGGTGCCATAAATGCTTCCTTGGTATAGTGACTGCTGCATTTGCTGAATGATAAGAAAGGTATTTCTGCGTTTATCTTAGGCTACATTTGAAATGCTGCCATTATCATTATCATACAATGGTGGACTAGTTCTCTGGAGAGCTGGAATATagaataacagtttttttttgtttgttttttttgtaaatacgtAACTGCTAAGCTATACGGTTTTATTTAGCACAATGTGTAGGCAAAACTATTAGCAGATAAAAACTATGAATGCACTGCATCAGTATTCTTTTGATATTGAGAACGTAAAATCATACATGTCAAAGCCAGACTGGGGCAAATTACTAAATGTTGAGGAATTACTTTGAAAATAAATGGAAACCTCCTCATGATTAACCCACATTTGACACATTGTCCCTGAGCTGCAATGCTTTCATACATATGGTCCTTAAAGGAAAAGTATGGAGAAAAATGATTCTGTATTTGGATGCAtgatatagataatgcattaaaaataatgcaataaataaccagaaaaaaaattaaatataaaaagatatttaccTTTGAAGTTTTTGCACTGATTAGTTTGTCAGCCTTCAACTTTATGTATTCTCCATTCTAACAAAGAagaaattctaatttaaacaATTTCTGCCCAGCAGGGAGTTTATGCGATAAGTAGTTTATCCCTAAGCAACAGTTCCATTTATCACTTAGCAGTATCAGTATACATAGCAGTACCACTCATCCTATCAATTTAAACCTGGTTCACTAGAAGGAGAGAGAGCTCACAATGAACTAATCCTTATGGTTGTTTGATTGACATTGAGCGTCTAAGAAATACGGCAATTTCTTGTAAATCACTGCAGTTTAGGGTGCTCTAGTCACATCACCTTTAATTCAATGTTATGATGGTgtttacagtgtccatttaatctcATATGCAGGATAAATTATGACTCACCAACTAGCCGTTGGTCACTCATTGTTATAGTAGCAGCATTGCCCATATCTGTAGGTATTATCTGTGTGATTACACAAAGGAATTTGGGAACTGCATGCTTTAAAAGTAAGCATCTCTACACATCTCCTGCTTTCTCTTCCAAATATGTAAATGCTTGACGGtaaatccttttatttttttatttatttttctgaagCAGtgagactttaaagggacactttaggccccaggaataactacagcttattgtgtgttttctggtgactagtgtgcagcactgccattcagcgtctccaccatctgcatgcagacaatgaactttcctcatagaaatgcattgattcaattaatctctatgaggagctgctgattggccagggctgtttttggcttgtgttggctctgcccctgatctgccttcttgataGTCtaagtcaatcctatggggaagcattgtgattggcttttgttcaacacttctaatgatgtcagctaagcaggcagattagggagccaggggggggaggggcttcCTTTAAAGAAAGTGGTACCAGCAGTTTCACCTACAAAAGGTAGTTGTGCGCACTGTTTCTTTGTCTATTCCCAGCAATAACATTACAGAAAGACTTGCTGGGGTGAGTAACTTTTAGGCCTggacattacttttttttatggTAAAAGTACCCTCAGAAATAATTTCCATATTTTAATGATGGGAAAAATTTAAAATTGACATGGCTAATTTACAAAACCAAGAactatagtgaataaaaaaagaacatattTGCTAAATTTAGTCCAACATGGAGTTTGAGAAATGTTGTTGTTGATTGCAACTTTGATATGTTAACATATATTTTCTCTTGCCCTATGCTCTCTTTATAGAACACTCAAAGCAGTGCTAATTTAGCTCAGCTGGGCTAAGCTCAAAGATAGACACTACAGCTCTTTAAAAAGTCTGCGATTGGACAAGCACAATCCCGACACTCAACAAAGAAATACAATGCATTAGCTTGCCttggtgaaaataaaatatatattctattatCTTATTTTCGCAAATCTGTGTCATTCTTCTGTGACACAGAATACATTCTATTTTTTGGCAAATATGTGTTACTCTAgagctcaatgtagtggttatggtgattactCTAGTGGGGATAGCTGGGCGCCAGACCTTGcctctctgcagctgaaagttctcTGCCTGAGCAATCAGCTGATGGTTTCAGTGAGCTGGCCTTAAACTGCAGGGATTAGCTTGTGAAAGCTAATGGATTTAATACCAGAAAGGATGAGTCAAAAACCAGCGTCCAGTAgacaccaggtaagaagtcaaataaTTAGCAAatctgctgtagttgttatggtgctcaaagtgttcctttaaaagttattGTAACCAGTATCTCTATAAATGTATCATCCTCAAAAATGTGGAATAAAGTTGATCAACTGCAAAATctattttaaaaggacactctgggTATCATAGCAACGTCATCAGAAGTTGTTATGGTTTAAGGAAGACCCCGGGCACCAGCTTACCTCAAGATGATATCCAAATTTTCACATGGGTAAAACGTAACAAATCTGTAAtaatttcattttgacaatacatctaaactgtgcaacaaagttgcTGTACATGGCTCAACTTAAAATTTATCTATGACTATGTTTATGTAGTGAAATAGATACTTATGAAAGAAACAGCAACTTTTGCAGTAATAAAAGGGAAAaagaggggggcggagctagcagccaaGCCGCATGAGCTAACTGAGCTCCTCTGCTAGGGAGACAGAATCCACAGCCATCGGGCACTAAAATCTAAAATGGGACACCCCAAACAATCTACAAGTGGGACTCAAGCAACTGGGAAAATCCCTGCAGGAAAATCGGGGTCTCTAACTAAATATTTCCGAGATACAAGCGAACATCAAGCAGACCAAGTAGGCCCCACCACGGCGCCGACCTCACCACATACCTGCTCCTCACCACCGAGCCCCGCGGGGTCCGATGACACAATACAGTCCTCAGAGGGAGGCATCAAAGCCATACAGACCACTACTTGGCAATGCAGCGCTCCCTGGACGACTTTGACAACCGGGGACGGCGCAATAACTTAAGAATAAAAGGTCTACCAGAGACAGACCGTGAGAACCTCACAGCAGTCCTACAAGAACTCTT
This Pelobates fuscus isolate aPelFus1 chromosome 3, aPelFus1.pri, whole genome shotgun sequence DNA region includes the following protein-coding sequences:
- the ARMT1 gene encoding damage-control phosphatase ARMT1; the encoded protein is MDIPCSLSARFEGSFAYFTVKDRLSQILTKVIDTVHRYKHKFLEEYGEEGIDGEKRALAYFSKLRNEMQTDKPIIPIIDDLPDTHIWNEYLQYQKSLLGDGEQPSWFRSPWLYVECYLYRRIHEGMTLSPPISTYDVFMEAKNDAYLQSENAIIALCTHLQEFKKNIADTPEAGCKEAFSKLLQVSLWGNKCDLSISGGQDNSQKFSILNSLESFKSNILVDNTESVWQILSQKKDSSRRVDIVLDNAGFELITDFVLADLLLSLKLATEVHFHAKCIPWYVSDTTKRDIDWTIKQLLSTNNRWMSKCGEIWKENLKKGRWVYHEHLFWTLPHEFCSMAQTAPDLYSELQKSDLVLFKGDLNYRKLTGDRKWDFTVPFTQALTTFHPAPLCSVRTLKSDVQVGLKPGAGEQLAASETDWMISGKYGIIQFDASV